Proteins encoded in a region of the Saccharothrix ecbatanensis genome:
- a CDS encoding glucose PTS transporter subunit EIIB: MADDKAERILAALGGADNIVEIEPCITRLRCELEDGSLVDEKALKGLGAHGVMRAGNVVQVVVGPEADTIASDIEDLL, encoded by the coding sequence GTGGCGGACGACAAGGCGGAGCGGATCCTCGCCGCGCTCGGCGGTGCGGACAACATCGTGGAGATCGAGCCGTGCATCACGCGCCTGCGCTGTGAGCTGGAGGACGGTTCCCTGGTGGACGAGAAGGCTTTGAAGGGGCTGGGCGCGCACGGTGTGATGCGTGCGGGCAACGTCGTCCAGGTGGTGGTGGGTCCGGAGGCCGACACCATCGCCAGCGACATCGAGGACCTGCTGTGA
- a CDS encoding GntR family transcriptional regulator, translated as MAEHELPPGSPIPSERDLAEQYRVSRITVRAAVGQLVAEGLLTRAKGRGTFTARRRLDVQLYLESFTEDMRRRGLTPATEVLACAEEAPPAEAATALDLMPNEPACRLVRLRRADGVPLAVERGWYSPRVVPDLDRHDLTTSLYTLIADHYGVQLDHAAQTVWAEGADPETAKLLGVRTGSPLLVFHRVAGSQGRPVEAMTSWYRGDLYQVTMQLDRTVPESGPHHSAKGGTP; from the coding sequence ATGGCCGAGCACGAACTACCGCCCGGCTCCCCGATCCCGTCCGAACGCGACCTGGCCGAGCAGTACCGGGTCTCCCGCATCACGGTCCGCGCCGCGGTCGGGCAGCTCGTCGCCGAAGGACTCCTGACCAGGGCGAAGGGCCGCGGCACGTTCACCGCGCGGCGTCGGCTGGACGTCCAGCTGTACCTGGAGTCGTTCACCGAGGACATGCGGCGGCGCGGCCTCACCCCCGCGACCGAAGTGCTGGCGTGCGCCGAGGAGGCGCCGCCGGCCGAAGCGGCCACCGCGCTCGACCTGATGCCGAACGAACCGGCGTGCAGGCTCGTGCGCCTGCGCCGGGCCGACGGCGTGCCACTGGCCGTCGAACGCGGTTGGTACAGCCCGCGGGTCGTGCCCGATCTCGACCGGCACGACCTCACGACCTCGCTCTACACCCTCATCGCCGACCACTACGGCGTGCAGCTCGACCACGCGGCGCAGACCGTGTGGGCCGAGGGCGCCGACCCCGAAACGGCGAAGCTGCTGGGTGTTCGGACCGGCAGCCCGCTGCTCGTGTTCCACCGCGTCGCCGGCTCACAAGGCCGGCCCGTGGAGGCCATGACGTCCTGGTACCGGGGCGATCTCTACCAGGTGACCATGCAATTGGACCGGACCGTCCCGGAATCCGGCCCGCACCACTCCGCCAAAGGAGGTACCCCATGA